In Chiloscyllium punctatum isolate Juve2018m chromosome 8, sChiPun1.3, whole genome shotgun sequence, a single window of DNA contains:
- the LOC140480655 gene encoding metalloreductase STEAP4-like, translated as MDINSTGLVPLHQTGSRKRLDHKQETICIFGTGDFGRSLGMRLLKSGYPVVYGSRDPRNSTLLPSGAQVFSHAEALKTSKIIFLAVHRENYDFISALSDQLDGKVLVDVSNNLKMNQYPESNAQYLSQLVPKTNVVKGFNTVSAWALQSGSLDASSQVFVCGDDNPSKQLVMDVARSISLTPLDQGSLLAAEELENYPLQLFPMWRLPLYITAGLTVFFFLYYVVLQVIYSYVTKNTDQTYRMMISIPNHVFPIVSLVLLGLVYLPGVIAAFIQLHRGTKYKRFPDWLDRWMLCRKQLGLVSFAYGFLHVFYSLVKPLRYASYWRQINRIVYQVQKNTTTEWEMKWAWRSDLFYALGILGFFVFCLLGVTSLPSVSNTMNWREFRFVQSKLGHVTLLLCTAHAGVLGWNFFLKSTRYTWGLPPGYMLSMVIPCIVLILKLILITPCVDRMVTRIRQGWERKRKHSGNLKV; from the exons ATGGATATCAATTCAACAGGCTTGGTACCACTTCACCAGACCGGCAGCAGAAAAAGGTTGGATCATAAGCAGGAAACGATCTGTATTTTTGGCACTGGGGACTTTGGAAGATCCTTGGGTATGAGGCTGCTCAAGTCAGGCTACCCGGTGGTCTATGGTAGCCGAGATCCCAGGAACTCCACATTGCTGCCAAGTGGAGCACAAGTGTTTAGCCATGCGGAGGCCCTGAAGACATCCAAGATCATTTTCTTGGCAGTTCACAGGGAAAACTATGATTTCATTTCAGCCCTGTCTGACCAGCTAGATGGGAAGGTGCTGGTCGATGTTAGCAACAACCTCAAAATGAATCAATATCCTGAATCCAATGCACAATATCTGTCCCAGTTGGTTCCCAAAACCAATGTGGTGAAGGGATTCAACACGGTTTCAGCCTGGGCTCTGCAGTCAGGGAGTTTGGATGCCAGCAGTCAG GTTTTTGTTTGTGGGGATGACAATCCATCTAAACAACTGGTGATGGATGTTGCCAGGAGCATCAGCCTCACTCCTCTTGACCAGGGATCCCTTCTGGCAGCTGAAGAACTGGAGAACTACCCTCTTCAGCTCTTTCCAATGTGGAGACTACCACTTTATATAACAGCTGGTCTCACAGTATTCTTCTTTTTGTACTATGTGGTGCTTCAAGTAATCTATTCTTATGTAACTAAGAACACTGATCAGACCTATCGGATGATGATTTCCATCCCCAATCATGTTTTTCCAATTGTCTCTCTCGTTCTGCTTGGCTTGGTTTATCTGCCGGGTGTCATTGCTGCCTTCATTCAGCTCCACAGAGGGACAAAGTACAAGCGATTCCCTGACTGGCTCGACCGGTGGATGTTGTGCCGAAAGCAGCTTGGGCTTGTATCTTTTGCTTATGGCTTCCTTCATGTTTTCTACTCATTGGTCAAGCCACTCAGATATGCATCCTATTGGAGACAAATTAATCGTATTGTATACCAG GTGCAAAAGAACACAACCACAGAGTGGGAGATGAAATGGGCGTGGCGTAGTGATTTGTTTTATGCACTCGGAATTTTAGGCTTTTTTGTTTTCTGCTTACTTGGAGTAACATCCCTCCCATCTGTCAGCAATACAATGAACTGGCGAGAATTCAGATTTGTTCAG TCAAAGTTGGGTCATGTCACGCTGCTTCTGTGCACAGCTCACGCTGGTGTACTTGGATGGAATTTCTTTCTAAAATCTACAAGGTATACATGGGGTCTTCCGCCAGGGTACATGCTGTCCATGGTGATTCCCTGCATTGTACTGATTCTAAAGCTGATTCTGATAACGCCATGTGTAGACAGAATGGTCACAAGAATCCGACAGGGTtgggaaaggaaaagaaaacactCAGGCAACCTAAAAGTTTGA